One part of the Glycine max cultivar Williams 82 chromosome 14, Glycine_max_v4.0, whole genome shotgun sequence genome encodes these proteins:
- the GMP1 gene encoding mannose-1-phosphate guanylyltransferase 1-like, whose product MKALILVGGFGTRLRPLTLSFPKPLVDFANKPMILHQIEALKAIGVTEVVLAINYQPEVMLNFLKDFETKLGIKITCSQETEPLGTAGPLALARDKLIDDSGEPFFVLNSDVISEYPLKEMIEFHKNHGGEASIMVTKVDEPSKYGVVVMEESTGQVDKFVEKPKLFVGNKINAGIYLLNPSVLDRIELRPTSIEKEVFPKIASEKKLYAMVLPGFWMDIGQPRDYIAGLRLYLDSLRKKSSSKLASGSQIVGNVIVDETAKIGEGCLIGPDVAIGPGCVIEQGVRLKSCTIMRGVRVKKHACVSSSIVGWHSTVGQWARVDNMTILGEDVHVCDEIYSNGGVVLPHKEIKSNILKPEIVM is encoded by the exons ATGAAGGCATTGATTCTGGTTGGGGGGTTTGGAACAAGGCTGAGGCCACTGACACTCAGTTTTCCTAAGCCTCTTGTTGATTTTGCTAACAAACCTATGATTCTGCATCAG ATAGAGGCCCTTAAGGCCATTGGAGTTACTGAGGTGGTGCTAGCCATCAACTACCAACCAGAG GTTATGTTGAATTTCTTGAAGGATTTTGAAACAAAGCTCGGCATCAAGATCACATGTTCTCAGGAAACTGAACCATTGGGAACAGCAGGTCCTCTGGCTCTTGCCAGGGATAAGCTGATAGATGACTCTGGAGAACCCTTTTTTGTTCTCAACAGTGATGTTATCAGTGAGTATCCACTCAAAGAAATGATTGAATTCCATAAAAACCATGGAGGAGAGGCTTCCATAATGGTAACCAAG GTTGACGAGCCATCAAAGTACGGCGTGGTTGTGATGGAAGAGAGCACAGGGCAGgttgataaatttgttgaaaaaccgAAATTGTTTGTTGGTAACAAAATCAATGCTGGAATTTACCTGCTGAACCCCTCTGTTTTGGATCGAATTGAACTGAGGCCCACTTCTATCGAGAAAGAGGTGTTTCCAAAGATTGCTTCCGAGAAAAAGCTATATGCAATGGTCCTGCCAGGATTTTGGATGGACATTGGACAACCGAGGGATTATATTGCTGGCCTGAGGCTTTACCTGGACTCATTGAGGAAGAAGTCATCTTCTAAGTTGGCCAGTGGCTCTCAAATTGTAGGGAATGTCATTGTGGATGAGACAGCCAAAATTGGCGAGGGATGCCTCATTGGACCTGATGTTGCTATTGGTCCTGGCTGCGTTATTGAGCAAGGTGTTAGACTCAAAAGCTGCACAATAATGCGTGGAGTCCGAGTTAAGAAGCATGCTTGTGTATCCAGCAGTATTGTTGGGTGGCATTCAACTGTTGGGCAATGGGCTCGAGTGGATAATATGACCATCCTTGGAGAAGATGTCCATGTATGTGATGAAATTTACAGCAATGGTGGTGTTGTTTTGCCGCACAAGGAGATCAAGTCAAATATTCTGAAGCCGGAGATTGTCATGTGA